From a single Methanofollis sp. W23 genomic region:
- a CDS encoding sugar phosphate isomerase/epimerase yields MDRPLEEALGLLAAETRLVEVLSDSLHSLFFYQEACDSFDFSYTVHAPTTDINLAAENETMRCASVEAIADLARICDEVGACRLVVHPGFCMEPHLWQASEQALLRSLHDLAALQDEVSVVLAVENMGSWTCCHFRDTSLLPLLDDLGLGFTLDIGHAVLTGTLEAFLAEARPVHFHLHDNDGTHDLHAACGSGCIDFSAVMAAIPSSATAVVEVHDPGAVRPSMEFLQGKKRA; encoded by the coding sequence ATGGACCGTCCGCTCGAGGAGGCACTTGGTCTGCTTGCCGCCGAGACCAGGCTTGTCGAGGTGCTCTCCGACTCGCTCCATTCCCTGTTCTTCTACCAGGAGGCCTGCGACTCTTTCGACTTTTCCTATACCGTCCATGCTCCGACCACCGATATCAACCTCGCTGCGGAGAACGAGACGATGCGGTGCGCCTCGGTCGAGGCGATCGCCGATCTTGCCAGGATCTGTGACGAGGTCGGGGCATGCCGACTTGTCGTCCATCCTGGTTTCTGTATGGAACCTCACCTCTGGCAGGCCTCAGAACAGGCCCTGCTACGGTCTCTCCACGACCTTGCCGCGCTCCAGGACGAGGTCTCGGTCGTCCTTGCGGTCGAGAACATGGGCTCATGGACCTGTTGCCACTTCAGGGACACCAGTCTCCTCCCGCTTCTTGACGACCTGGGACTCGGGTTTACCCTTGACATCGGGCATGCCGTGCTCACCGGCACTCTTGAAGCCTTTCTTGCAGAGGCACGGCCGGTGCATTTTCACCTCCATGACAATGACGGCACACATGATCTCCATGCCGCCTGCGGAAGCGGTTGCATCGATTTTTCAGCGGTGATGGCGGCCATCCCTTCGTCGGCGACGGCCGTCGTCGAGGTGCATGACCCGGGGGCAGTGCGGCCGAGCATGGAGTTTTTGCAAGGGAAGAAGAGGGCGTGA
- a CDS encoding heme ABC transporter ATP-binding protein, giving the protein MTTEMIRAEDLDVRYGDVQVLDAVSLAVNEGSFIGILGPNGCGKTTLIRTISRVINPAAGAVYVDGREIAGYSPRELATRLGAVPQETMVSFGFTVEEIVQMGRHPYLGRLSSMKEADYAVCQKAMDLTSTAHLADRLITEISGGERQRVLIARALAQQPRAMLLDEPTSHLDINHQIEVLSIIRGLTPEVTVVAVFHDLNLAAYFCDRLILMERAKIVAAGSPEEVLTDAHIRQVFGVPMMVRTHPLTGRPYLVPRYEPAPAPAPQDTAPLHVHVVCGGGTGAETMYALSSQGYRVTAGVLSANDSDCTTAEGLGIPVVKEPPFAPVSARSLDEYAALLEKVDAVVITEMPVGPGNIANLKVLGQSHGPKIFVLARDGSSLSSRDYTGGEATAIFSSLCHGGAVSVKDIPMLVAHLAALRKRGKR; this is encoded by the coding sequence ATGACAACAGAGATGATCAGGGCAGAGGACCTCGATGTCAGGTATGGCGATGTCCAGGTGCTGGACGCCGTCTCGCTCGCCGTGAACGAAGGGTCGTTCATCGGGATCCTGGGACCGAACGGGTGCGGGAAGACCACGCTCATCCGCACGATCTCGCGGGTCATCAACCCGGCGGCCGGTGCGGTCTATGTCGACGGCAGAGAGATCGCCGGATATTCGCCCAGGGAACTGGCCACCAGACTCGGCGCCGTCCCGCAAGAGACGATGGTCTCCTTCGGGTTCACAGTCGAGGAGATCGTGCAGATGGGTCGCCACCCCTATCTCGGACGGCTCTCGTCGATGAAAGAGGCTGACTACGCCGTTTGCCAGAAGGCGATGGACCTGACCAGCACTGCCCACCTGGCCGACCGTCTCATCACCGAGATCAGCGGGGGCGAACGGCAACGGGTGCTCATTGCCCGCGCCCTCGCCCAGCAGCCCAGGGCTATGCTCCTCGACGAACCGACCTCCCATCTCGACATCAACCACCAGATCGAGGTTCTCTCGATCATCAGGGGCCTCACTCCCGAGGTGACGGTGGTCGCCGTCTTCCATGATCTCAACCTTGCCGCCTACTTCTGCGACCGCCTCATCCTCATGGAGAGAGCAAAGATCGTTGCCGCAGGTTCGCCTGAAGAGGTGCTCACCGACGCCCATATCAGGCAGGTCTTTGGCGTCCCGATGATGGTCAGGACCCACCCGCTCACCGGGAGACCGTACCTGGTCCCGCGGTATGAACCGGCGCCAGCGCCGGCGCCCCAGGACACTGCACCGTTGCACGTCCATGTTGTCTGTGGCGGGGGCACCGGGGCCGAGACGATGTATGCCCTCTCTTCGCAGGGGTACAGGGTCACCGCCGGTGTCCTCTCGGCCAACGACTCTGACTGCACCACCGCCGAAGGGCTCGGGATCCCGGTCGTCAAGGAACCACCCTTTGCACCGGTCTCTGCACGTTCACTTGATGAATATGCTGCTCTCCTTGAGAAGGTCGACGCCGTGGTCATCACCGAGATGCCGGTCGGCCCGGGCAATATCGCCAATCTCAAGGTCCTGGGACAGTCCCATGGCCCGAAGATTTTTGTGCTGGCACGGGACGGTTCCTCGCTCTCGAGCCGTGATTATACCGGGGGAGAGGCGACCGCGATCTTCTCGTCCCTCTGTCATGGCGGTGCTGTCTCAGTCAAAGACATCCCCATGCTCGTGGCGCACCTTGCGGCTCTCAGGAAGAGAGGGAAGAGATGA
- a CDS encoding iron chelate uptake ABC transporter family permease subunit produces MQKKTWIVLVTLILILGISIILTTAIGTSGLSLLDLGPAGITQILFDVRLPRVLAALLVGAGLAAAGTAMQGLFKNSMADPYIIGTSSGGALGASLSIVFLMGWGLPVFAFIGATASTIVVYLISRRDGRVAVETLLLSGIAVSLFLSALLSFVMYISGKSLHQIMFWLMGGLWNVWWDDVKVAALILVGCIMLFFFARDLNVISLGEEDALHLGVDVEKLKLALLLLSSFITGIAVSVAGAIGFIGLITPHVMRIIVGPDHRVLLPSAMMAGAVILMWADTLARTMPNEIPVGIVTAFFGAPFFIYLLRSRTRT; encoded by the coding sequence ATGCAGAAGAAGACCTGGATCGTGCTGGTCACCCTCATTCTCATCCTGGGTATAAGCATCATCCTCACCACCGCCATAGGGACCAGCGGCCTCTCCCTTCTCGACCTTGGCCCCGCCGGGATCACCCAGATCCTCTTTGACGTCCGCCTCCCCAGAGTGCTCGCTGCCCTCCTTGTCGGTGCGGGGCTTGCGGCTGCAGGGACCGCGATGCAGGGGCTCTTCAAGAACTCGATGGCAGACCCCTACATCATCGGGACGTCGTCGGGAGGTGCCCTGGGTGCGTCTCTCTCGATTGTATTTTTGATGGGATGGGGGCTGCCGGTCTTTGCTTTCATCGGTGCCACCGCCTCGACCATTGTCGTCTACCTCATCTCGCGCCGTGATGGACGGGTGGCAGTCGAGACCCTTCTCCTCTCAGGGATCGCGGTCTCCCTCTTCCTCTCGGCCCTCCTCTCCTTTGTGATGTACATCTCAGGCAAGAGCCTCCACCAGATCATGTTCTGGCTGATGGGCGGCCTCTGGAATGTCTGGTGGGATGATGTCAAGGTCGCCGCCCTCATTCTCGTCGGGTGTATCATGCTCTTCTTCTTTGCCAGGGACCTCAATGTCATCTCCCTTGGCGAGGAGGACGCCCTGCACCTGGGAGTGGACGTCGAAAAACTCAAACTCGCGCTCCTCCTTCTTTCCTCATTTATCACCGGGATCGCCGTCTCGGTCGCCGGGGCCATCGGGTTCATCGGGCTCATCACCCCGCACGTGATGCGTATCATCGTTGGCCCTGACCACCGGGTGCTCCTCCCCTCGGCCATGATGGCCGGTGCGGTCATCCTGATGTGGGCCGACACCCTTGCCCGCACCATGCCCAATGAAATTCCGGTCGGGATCGTCACGGCGTTCTTTGGAGCGCCATTCTTCATCTATCTCTTACGGAGCAGGACACGGACATGA